From Pseudomonas hefeiensis, one genomic window encodes:
- the rpsT gene encoding 30S ribosomal protein S20, whose amino-acid sequence MANTPSAKKRAKQAEKRRSHNASLRSMVRTYIKNVVKAIDAKDAEKAQAAYVLAVPVIDRMADKGIIHKNKAARHKSRLNGHVKALNVAAAA is encoded by the coding sequence GTGGCCAACACACCTTCCGCCAAAAAACGTGCAAAACAGGCTGAGAAGCGTCGCAGCCACAACGCCAGCCTGCGTTCCATGGTCCGTACCTACATCAAAAACGTAGTTAAGGCCATCGACGCAAAAGACGCTGAAAAAGCACAAGCTGCTTACGTTCTGGCTGTGCCAGTTATCGACCGTATGGCCGATAAAGGCATCATCCACAAGAACAAGGCTGCTCGCCATAAGAGCCGCCTGAATGGCCACGTAAAGGCCCTGAACGTTGCCGCTGCTGCCTAA
- the lspA gene encoding signal peptidase II gives MPSASNVASRFGRLSWLWLSVLVLVIDQASKYYFENSLTMYQQIVVIPDYFSWTLAYNTGAAFSFLADSSGWQRWLFALIAIVVSGVLVVWLKRLGRDETWLAVALALVLGGALGNLYDRIALGHVIDFILVHWQNRWHFPAFNFADSAITVGAVMLALDMFKSKKPGEAVHD, from the coding sequence ATGCCTAGTGCGTCTAACGTGGCGAGCCGTTTCGGACGGCTGAGCTGGCTGTGGTTGAGTGTGCTGGTCCTAGTCATCGACCAGGCCAGCAAGTACTACTTCGAGAACTCGCTGACCATGTACCAGCAGATCGTGGTCATTCCTGACTACTTCAGCTGGACGCTGGCCTACAACACGGGCGCGGCGTTCAGCTTCCTGGCCGACAGTTCGGGTTGGCAGCGCTGGCTGTTCGCCCTGATCGCCATCGTGGTCAGCGGCGTGCTGGTGGTCTGGCTCAAGCGCCTGGGCCGCGATGAGACCTGGCTGGCCGTGGCGCTGGCATTGGTGCTCGGGGGCGCGTTGGGTAATCTTTATGACCGGATTGCCTTGGGCCACGTGATCGATTTCATCCTGGTGCATTGGCAGAACCGCTGGCATTTTCCGGCGTTCAACTTTGCCGACAGCGCCATCACCGTGGGCGCAGTGATGCTCGCGCTGGACATGTTCAAGAGTAAGAAACCCGGAGAAGCCGTCCATGACTGA
- the murJ gene encoding murein biosynthesis integral membrane protein MurJ, with translation MNLLKSLAAVSSITMLSRVLGFVRDTLIARIFGAGMATDAFFIAFKLPNLLRRIFAEGAFSQAFVPILAEYKSQKGDEATRTFIAYVTGLLTLVLALVTVAGMLAAPWVIWATAPGFTDTPEKFQLTSDLLRVTFPYILLISLSSLAGAILNTWNRFSVPAFVPTLLNVSMIVFAVFLTPYFDPPVMALGWAVLVGGLAQLLYQLPHLKKIGMLVLPRLNLRDSGVWRVMKQMLPAILGVSVSQISLIINTIFASFLVAGSVSWMYYADRLMELPSGVLGVALGTILLPTLAKTYASQDRQEYSRILDWGLRLCFVLVLPCALALGILAEPLTVSLFQYGQFNAFDALMTQRALIAYSVGLLGIIVIKVLAPGFYAQQNIRTPVKIAIFTLVMTQLFNLLLIGPLAHAGLALAISAGACLNAGLLFYQLRKQKMYQPQPGWAKFGLKLLVAVAVMSAVLLGAMHFMPAWGEGQMLERFLRLGVLVAAGVVAYFGMLLLMGFRLRDFNRKGLS, from the coding sequence ATGAATCTGCTCAAATCGTTGGCTGCCGTCAGCTCTATCACGATGCTTTCACGCGTCCTGGGGTTCGTTCGTGACACGCTGATCGCTCGGATATTCGGTGCCGGAATGGCCACCGACGCCTTCTTCATTGCCTTCAAGTTGCCCAACCTGTTGCGACGGATCTTCGCCGAAGGGGCGTTTTCCCAAGCCTTCGTGCCGATTCTGGCGGAATACAAGAGTCAGAAAGGCGACGAAGCGACCCGCACGTTCATTGCCTACGTGACGGGTTTGTTGACCCTGGTGCTGGCGCTGGTCACGGTCGCCGGCATGCTCGCCGCGCCTTGGGTGATCTGGGCCACGGCACCGGGTTTTACCGATACCCCGGAAAAATTCCAGCTCACCTCGGACCTGTTGCGGGTGACCTTTCCTTATATATTGCTGATTTCCCTGTCGTCCCTGGCCGGGGCGATCCTCAATACCTGGAACCGTTTCTCGGTGCCGGCCTTCGTGCCGACCCTGCTCAACGTCAGCATGATCGTATTTGCGGTGTTCCTGACGCCGTACTTCGACCCGCCGGTGATGGCCCTCGGTTGGGCGGTGCTGGTGGGGGGGCTGGCGCAGTTGCTGTATCAACTGCCTCACCTGAAGAAAATCGGCATGCTGGTGCTGCCGCGCCTGAATCTGCGCGACAGCGGCGTGTGGCGGGTGATGAAGCAGATGCTGCCGGCGATCCTCGGGGTTTCGGTGAGTCAGATTTCCCTGATCATCAACACCATATTCGCCTCGTTCCTGGTGGCCGGCTCGGTGTCGTGGATGTACTACGCCGACCGCCTGATGGAGTTGCCGTCCGGCGTGTTGGGCGTGGCCCTGGGCACGATTCTGTTGCCGACCCTGGCCAAGACTTACGCCAGCCAGGACCGTCAGGAATACTCGCGCATCCTCGACTGGGGTCTGCGCCTGTGCTTCGTGCTGGTGTTGCCCTGTGCCCTGGCGCTGGGCATCCTGGCTGAGCCGTTGACCGTCTCGTTGTTCCAGTACGGCCAGTTCAACGCTTTTGACGCGCTGATGACCCAGCGGGCCCTGATTGCTTACTCGGTGGGTTTGCTCGGGATCATTGTGATCAAGGTCCTGGCGCCAGGTTTCTACGCCCAGCAGAACATTCGCACACCGGTGAAAATCGCCATTTTCACCCTGGTGATGACCCAACTGTTCAACCTGTTGCTGATTGGTCCGCTGGCCCACGCCGGCCTGGCCCTGGCGATCAGTGCCGGCGCGTGCCTCAACGCCGGGCTGCTGTTTTATCAGTTGCGCAAGCAGAAGATGTATCAGCCACAGCCGGGCTGGGCCAAGTTCGGCCTCAAGCTGTTGGTCGCCGTGGCGGTGATGTCAGCGGTGCTGCTGGGGGCGATGCATTTCATGCCAGCCTGGGGCGAAGGACAGATGCTCGAGCGTTTCCTGCGCCTGGGTGTACTGGTCGCGGCGGGTGTGGTGGCGTATTTCGGCATGCTGCTGCTGATGGGCTTCCGCCTGCGCGACTTCAACCGCAAGGGCTTGAGCTGA
- the ribF gene encoding bifunctional riboflavin kinase/FAD synthetase codes for MQLVRGLHNLRPQHRGCVATIGNFDGVHRGHQAILARLRERAQELGVPSCVVIFEPQPREFFAPDTAPARLARLRDKLHLLAAEGVDRVLCLAFNQRLSKLSAAEFVETILVGGLDIKHLEVGDDFRFGCDRAGDFDYLQQAGKARGFTVEAAQTVEMDGLRVSSTQVRNALAAADFELAERLLGRPYRIAGRILHGQKLARQLGTPTANVQLKRRRVPLTGVFLVSVEIDGKTWPGVANIGVRPTVQGDGKAHLEVHVLDFAGDLYDRRLTVVFHQKLREEQRFASLEALKTAIHADIAAARALVATSANR; via the coding sequence ATGCAGCTGGTTCGAGGCCTCCACAACCTGCGCCCCCAGCATCGGGGCTGTGTCGCCACTATTGGCAACTTTGACGGTGTTCACCGTGGCCACCAGGCTATCCTGGCGCGGTTGCGCGAGCGTGCCCAGGAATTGGGCGTGCCCAGTTGCGTGGTGATCTTCGAGCCGCAACCCCGGGAATTTTTCGCCCCGGACACCGCGCCGGCCCGTCTGGCCCGGCTACGGGACAAGCTGCATCTGCTGGCCGCCGAAGGCGTCGACCGGGTCTTGTGCCTGGCCTTCAATCAGCGCCTGAGCAAGCTCAGTGCCGCCGAATTCGTCGAGACTATCCTGGTGGGCGGTCTGGATATAAAACACCTGGAAGTCGGTGATGATTTCCGTTTCGGCTGCGACCGGGCAGGGGATTTCGATTACCTGCAACAGGCCGGCAAGGCCCGGGGTTTCACCGTCGAAGCGGCGCAGACCGTCGAGATGGATGGCCTGCGCGTCAGCAGTACTCAGGTCCGCAATGCCCTGGCGGCTGCCGACTTCGAATTGGCCGAGCGTTTGCTCGGCCGGCCGTACCGGATTGCCGGACGGATCCTGCACGGGCAGAAACTGGCGCGCCAACTGGGCACGCCGACGGCCAACGTGCAACTCAAGCGTCGTCGTGTACCGCTGACCGGGGTGTTCCTGGTGAGTGTCGAGATCGACGGCAAGACTTGGCCCGGTGTCGCCAATATCGGCGTCCGGCCCACGGTCCAGGGGGATGGCAAGGCCCACCTCGAAGTACATGTTCTGGATTTTGCCGGCGATCTGTATGACCGGCGTTTGACGGTGGTTTTCCACCAAAAGCTGCGTGAAGAGCAGCGTTTTGCCTCTCTGGAGGCGCTCAAGACGGCGATCCATGCAGATATCGCCGCCGCCCGTGCCCTTGTCGCAACCAGCGCCAATCGCTAA